In Hyalangium gracile, the following are encoded in one genomic region:
- a CDS encoding vWA domain-containing protein has product MSPSLPLRLSLCARTVLTLGIAAGCTSRTPPPEPEIVLKVPAAPPAVVSPPPEAFQFAEVAEDLPAAEEPGEVEGGVEGGVVGGVVGGVLGGVLGGAVGGSSEEETLAFRAAPPSRPEHEPQATSGNTFEAHTPNAFTDTRADPLSTFAVDVDTASYSLARRYLQQGRLPPPESVRVEEFVNYFKYRYSAPQKESFSVNLEGAPSPFGKGRHFLRVGIQGKQVSRSQRKRAHLVFLVDTSGSMQSADKLPLAKEAMKLAVKNLNENDTVAIVTYAGSTQDVLPPTPATEQERIYAAIDSLSSGGGTAMGSGMQLAYRHALKKASGNVVSRVIVLTDGDTNIGPHLSPESMLESVRGSVSEGVTLTTVGFGMGNYRDDLMEKLADKGNGNCFYVGSYQEARKVFETQLTGTLEVIAKDVKLQVEFDPAAVRRYRLVGYENRDVADRDFRDDKVDAGEIGAGHNVTALYEVELTGEQQTLATVRIRAKAPNGAEAAEQSFPFERSRVQASLESASPDFRFALAVAATADILRHGPSAQDWSLATALKLAERTTEGQAERAEFVRLVTQAQTLMSATASHKRR; this is encoded by the coding sequence ATGTCCCCTTCCCTGCCACTCCGCCTCTCTCTCTGTGCCCGCACCGTCCTGACCCTGGGCATCGCCGCTGGATGCACGAGCCGGACTCCTCCGCCAGAGCCCGAGATTGTGCTGAAGGTCCCCGCCGCGCCGCCCGCCGTGGTGAGCCCGCCCCCCGAGGCGTTCCAGTTTGCAGAGGTAGCCGAGGACCTGCCCGCCGCGGAGGAGCCCGGGGAAGTCGAGGGTGGAGTCGAGGGTGGAGTCGTTGGCGGGGTCGTCGGCGGAGTGCTCGGCGGAGTGCTCGGCGGTGCGGTAGGCGGAAGCAGCGAAGAGGAGACGCTGGCCTTTCGCGCCGCGCCCCCCTCCCGGCCTGAGCACGAGCCCCAAGCCACCTCGGGCAACACCTTCGAGGCCCATACCCCCAACGCCTTCACCGACACCCGGGCCGATCCCCTGTCCACCTTCGCCGTGGATGTGGACACCGCCTCCTACTCGCTGGCGCGGCGCTACCTGCAGCAGGGCCGCCTGCCCCCGCCCGAGTCCGTGCGCGTCGAGGAGTTCGTCAACTACTTCAAGTACCGCTACTCCGCGCCCCAGAAGGAATCCTTCAGCGTGAACCTCGAGGGTGCGCCGTCTCCCTTCGGCAAGGGCCGCCACTTCCTGCGCGTGGGCATCCAGGGCAAGCAGGTCTCCCGCTCGCAGCGCAAGCGCGCCCACCTGGTCTTCCTGGTGGACACCAGTGGCTCCATGCAGTCCGCGGACAAGCTGCCGCTGGCCAAGGAGGCCATGAAGCTTGCCGTGAAGAACCTCAACGAGAACGACACGGTGGCCATCGTCACCTACGCGGGCTCCACGCAGGACGTGCTGCCGCCCACCCCAGCCACCGAGCAGGAGCGCATCTACGCGGCCATCGACTCGCTGAGCTCCGGAGGTGGCACGGCCATGGGCTCGGGCATGCAGCTGGCCTACCGTCACGCGTTGAAGAAGGCCTCCGGCAACGTCGTCTCCCGCGTCATCGTCCTCACGGATGGGGATACCAACATCGGGCCCCACCTCTCGCCCGAGTCCATGCTGGAGAGCGTGCGCGGCTCCGTGTCCGAGGGCGTCACCCTGACGACGGTGGGCTTCGGCATGGGCAACTACCGTGACGACCTGATGGAGAAGCTGGCGGACAAGGGCAACGGCAACTGCTTCTACGTGGGCAGCTACCAGGAGGCACGCAAGGTCTTCGAGACGCAGCTCACCGGGACGCTCGAGGTGATCGCCAAGGACGTGAAGCTCCAGGTGGAGTTCGACCCGGCGGCCGTGCGGCGCTACCGGCTGGTGGGCTACGAGAACCGGGACGTGGCCGACCGGGACTTCCGCGACGACAAGGTGGACGCCGGGGAGATTGGCGCGGGCCACAATGTCACCGCCCTCTATGAGGTGGAGCTGACGGGCGAGCAGCAGACCCTGGCCACGGTGCGCATCCGCGCCAAGGCCCCCAACGGGGCCGAGGCCGCCGAGCAGTCCTTCCCCTTCGAGCGCTCGCGGGTGCAAGCTTCCCTGGAGAGCGCCTCGCCGGACTTCCGCTTCGCGCTGGCGGTGGCCGCCACCGCGGACATCCTGCGCCACGGCCCCTCTGCCCAGGACTGGAGCCTGGCCACCGCGCTCAAGCTGGCCGAGCGCACCACCGAGGGCCAGGCCGAGCGCGCCGAGTTCGTGAGGCTCGTGACGCAGGCCCAGACTCTCATGAGCGCCACGGCCTCACACAAGCGGAGGTAG